A genomic segment from Sulfuritalea hydrogenivorans sk43H encodes:
- the cpaB gene encoding Flp pilus assembly protein CpaB — MGLKLPSLRINRTWMMLLAAIGLALLATFLTTRYLASREASIAAEVAARSQKGGPRVTVAVPVRDMQIGMVLAENSVAAREVAADLIYPNTILADDFDKYKGQALIRAVLKGRPLLKTDLKPEVADFAGTLSDGIRAITVDIDELNAVAHMVQPGNRVDLMLAMQREEGGQTVVPFMDRMKVLATGQRVVQESDEKTPGARKSSTYSTLTLEVTPSQAARLTLAQNIGKLRYVLRNEKDEGSVDFAVNAQNIFDEISQRARNAKKSATLDGVVEYIIGGQRSGPSLKAVDVPVPGAAAYAPGTGAPPLVPAIEPLKPAAAAAAAGAAAAAAAASAATAAATPAAAKAPTTGSDASGLTPAMKAELKTLIEK; from the coding sequence ATGGGTCTCAAACTTCCCTCCCTGCGCATCAATAGAACCTGGATGATGCTGCTGGCTGCCATTGGCCTGGCGCTGCTGGCGACTTTTCTGACGACACGGTACCTCGCTTCCCGCGAGGCCAGCATCGCGGCTGAAGTGGCGGCGCGCAGCCAGAAGGGCGGGCCGCGAGTTACTGTGGCGGTGCCTGTCCGCGACATGCAGATCGGCATGGTGCTCGCCGAAAACAGCGTCGCTGCCCGCGAAGTCGCGGCCGACCTGATCTATCCGAATACCATCCTCGCCGACGATTTCGACAAATACAAGGGACAGGCCCTGATCCGCGCGGTGCTGAAGGGGCGCCCCCTGCTCAAGACCGACCTGAAACCGGAGGTTGCCGATTTCGCGGGCACGCTATCGGACGGCATCCGTGCCATCACGGTCGACATCGACGAGCTCAATGCCGTCGCCCACATGGTGCAACCGGGCAACCGCGTCGACCTGATGCTGGCGATGCAGCGCGAGGAAGGTGGTCAGACGGTGGTGCCGTTCATGGACCGCATGAAAGTGCTGGCCACCGGCCAGCGCGTGGTGCAGGAGAGCGACGAAAAGACCCCTGGAGCGAGAAAGTCATCGACCTACAGCACATTGACGCTCGAGGTCACGCCATCGCAGGCGGCGCGGCTGACGCTCGCGCAGAACATCGGCAAGCTGCGCTATGTGCTGCGCAACGAAAAGGACGAGGGCAGCGTCGATTTCGCCGTCAATGCCCAGAACATTTTCGACGAGATATCGCAGCGCGCGCGCAATGCCAAGAAGTCCGCGACGCTGGACGGCGTCGTCGAATACATCATCGGCGGGCAGCGTTCCGGCCCGAGCCTGAAAGCGGTTGATGTACCGGTCCCCGGCGCCGCCGCTTACGCCCCGGGAACCGGCGCACCGCCGCTGGTACCGGCAATCGAGCCACTCAAACCGGCGGCAGCGGCTGCTGCTGCGGGTGCCGCCGCTGCCGCTGCCGCCGCGTCTGCCGCGACCGCTGCCGCGACCCCAGCCGCCGCAAAAGCGCCCACGACCGGTTCCGATGCCAGCGGCTTGACGCCGGCAATGAAGGCCGAACTCAAGACCCTGATCGAAAAGTAA